Proteins from one Blattabacterium cuenoti genomic window:
- the leuB gene encoding 3-isopropylmalate dehydrogenase: protein MKKNISVIEGDGIGPEIMKQTIKVLNSITKKYGHNFYYKNILAGSIAIEKFGTPMPKETIDTCLKSDAVLLSCIGDPKYDNNTIGMRPEDGLLKLRKIMNLYCNIRPIVVYSQINKSPIKKELLDEVDFIIYRELTGGIYFGEKGRSKNKEIAYDYCIYSKKEIQRIGIMAFKASLSRRKKVTLVDKANVLETSKLWREVIQEIALDYPDVSLDFLYIDNAAMQIIMNPKKFDIILTDNMFGDILSDEASVITSSLGLLPSASIGNKQSMFEPIHGSYPQAAGKNIANPLGCILSASMMLEYFKMYKEKNLLEEAVKKSIENKVCTSDIIDIEYSSTTEEVGNYIDTYIKNH from the coding sequence ATGAAAAAAAATATTTCTGTTATAGAAGGAGATGGAATAGGTCCTGAAATAATGAAACAAACAATCAAAGTTTTAAATTCTATAACCAAAAAATATGGTCATAATTTTTATTATAAAAATATTCTAGCTGGATCTATAGCTATAGAAAAGTTTGGTACTCCAATGCCAAAAGAAACTATAGATACTTGTTTAAAATCAGATGCTGTTTTATTGAGCTGTATAGGAGATCCTAAATATGATAATAATACAATAGGAATGAGACCTGAAGATGGATTATTAAAATTAAGAAAAATAATGAATTTATATTGTAATATTCGTCCTATAGTAGTTTATTCTCAAATTAATAAATCTCCTATAAAAAAGGAATTATTAGATGAAGTTGATTTTATAATATATCGTGAATTAACAGGAGGTATTTATTTTGGAGAAAAAGGTCGTTCTAAAAATAAAGAAATTGCTTATGATTATTGTATTTATTCAAAAAAAGAAATTCAAAGAATTGGTATAATGGCTTTTAAAGCTTCTCTTTCAAGAAGAAAAAAAGTAACACTAGTAGATAAAGCAAATGTACTAGAAACTTCTAAATTATGGAGAGAAGTCATTCAAGAAATAGCATTAGATTATCCAGATGTAAGTTTAGACTTTTTATATATAGATAATGCTGCTATGCAAATTATCATGAATCCTAAAAAGTTCGATATTATATTAACAGATAATATGTTTGGAGATATTCTTTCAGATGAAGCTAGTGTTATTACAAGTTCTTTAGGATTATTACCTTCAGCTTCTATAGGAAATAAACAATCTATGTTTGAACCAATACATGGATCTTATCCTCAAGCAGCTGGAAAAAATATAGCAAATCCTTTGGGATGTATCCTTTCAGCATCTATGATGTTAGAATATTTTAAAATGTATAAAGAAAAAAATCTTTTAGAAGAAGCTGTCAAAAAGTCGATAGAAAATAAAGTATGTACATCAGATATTATTGATATAGAATATTCTTCAACTACTGAAGAAGTAGGAAATTATATAGATACATATATTAAAAATCATTAA
- a CDS encoding bifunctional riboflavin kinase/FAD synthetase, whose protein sequence is MKIYSFIDEFSSFFPCAFTLGVFDGVHIGHQEIIKNLIFRAKKKYCTVLLTFYPHPKEILNPNKKFFYLNTLSERIYKLKKIGIEHLIIHPFSINFSKLSTKNFFQKILDPKFKIKRIITGYDSHFGKNRECNYEKLKNFSHIYGFKLYQVKPFKYKKKIISSTNIRKSILLGNIKWANKALGYYYTLSGNVIKGKGIGKTINFPTANLQVDLKKLIPKNGVYAVKINYLNNIYQGMLNIGINPTINQYTKKIYIEVHIFNFFQNIYGKKIDILIIHMIREEKKFNTLQELRKQIKEDQINIKKFFSCEKKN, encoded by the coding sequence TTGAAAATTTATTCATTTATTGATGAATTTTCTTCTTTTTTTCCATGTGCATTTACCCTTGGAGTTTTTGATGGAGTTCATATAGGACATCAAGAAATTATTAAAAATTTAATTTTTAGAGCTAAAAAAAAGTATTGTACTGTTTTACTTACTTTTTATCCACATCCTAAAGAAATATTGAATCCTAATAAAAAATTTTTCTATTTAAATACTCTTTCCGAAAGAATATATAAATTAAAAAAAATAGGAATAGAACATTTAATTATTCATCCTTTTTCTATAAATTTTTCAAAATTAAGTACAAAAAATTTTTTTCAAAAAATTTTAGATCCTAAATTTAAAATAAAACGAATTATTACTGGATATGATTCTCATTTTGGAAAAAATAGAGAATGTAATTATGAAAAATTAAAAAATTTTTCTCACATTTACGGATTTAAACTTTATCAAGTTAAACCTTTTAAATATAAAAAAAAAATAATCAGTTCTACTAATATACGGAAATCTATTTTATTAGGAAATATAAAATGGGCTAATAAAGCTTTAGGATATTATTATACATTATCCGGAAATGTTATAAAAGGAAAAGGTATAGGTAAGACTATTAATTTTCCAACTGCAAATTTACAAGTAGATTTAAAAAAATTAATTCCAAAAAATGGAGTTTATGCTGTAAAAATTAATTATTTAAATAATATTTATCAAGGAATGTTAAATATAGGAATAAATCCTACTATTAATCAGTATACTAAAAAAATTTATATAGAAGTACATATTTTTAATTTTTTTCAAAATATTTATGGAAAAAAAATAGATATTTTAATCATTCATATGATTCGTGAAGAAAAAAAATTTAATACACTTCAAGAATTAAGAAAACAAATTAAAGAAGATCAAATAAATATTAAAAAATTTTTTTCTTGTGAAAAAAAAAATTGA
- the atpD gene encoding F0F1 ATP synthase subunit beta — MYKKKLKGIITRIIGPVIDVSFKDVDSIPKIYDALEVHLSSKNKIVLEVQQHIGDKNVRCISMEVTDGLKRGQEVQSIGTPISVPVGKSINGRVFNILGDCIDGLGDIDRSMTRPIHNEPPKFQDLSTETEILYTGIKVIDLIEPYPKGGKIGLFGGAGVGKTVLIQELINNVAKGHGGRSVFAGVGERSREGNDLLREMLESGIIKYGDSFMRSMKNGYWDISKVDKEALKDSKAVFVFGQMNESPGARARVALSGLTLAEYYRDQYTEGKEKKGQDVLFFIDNIFRFTQAGSEVSALLGRIPSSVGYQPTLSSEMGSMQERITSTKKGSITSVQAVYVPADDLTDPAPAITFSHLDATTVLSRKIASLGIYPAVDPLDSTSRILSPDIIDKDHYNCAQSVKEILQKYNSLQDIIAILGIEELSEEDKLIVSRARRVQRFLSQPFHVAKQFTGIEGKFVKIDDTIKGFNMIINGELDYIPEIAFNLKGTIEEVIKSGKKM; from the coding sequence ATGTATAAAAAAAAATTAAAGGGAATAATTACTAGAATTATAGGTCCTGTAATTGACGTTTCTTTTAAAGATGTGGATTCTATTCCTAAAATTTATGATGCTTTGGAAGTTCATTTATCCTCCAAAAATAAAATAGTTTTAGAAGTTCAACAACATATTGGAGATAAAAATGTTCGTTGTATTTCAATGGAGGTAACAGATGGATTAAAAAGGGGTCAGGAGGTACAATCTATTGGAACCCCAATTAGCGTACCTGTAGGAAAATCTATAAATGGTAGAGTTTTTAATATTTTAGGAGATTGTATAGATGGGTTAGGAGATATAGATAGATCTATGACTAGACCTATTCATAATGAACCTCCTAAATTTCAGGATTTATCAACAGAAACAGAAATATTATATACAGGAATTAAAGTAATAGATTTAATAGAACCTTATCCAAAAGGAGGTAAAATTGGATTATTTGGAGGAGCAGGAGTAGGAAAAACTGTATTAATACAAGAGTTAATAAATAATGTAGCTAAAGGACATGGAGGAAGATCTGTTTTTGCAGGAGTAGGAGAAAGATCTAGAGAAGGAAATGATTTATTAAGAGAAATGTTAGAATCTGGAATTATAAAATATGGAGATTCTTTTATGAGATCTATGAAAAATGGATATTGGGATATTTCTAAAGTGGATAAAGAAGCTCTAAAGGATTCTAAAGCTGTTTTTGTATTTGGACAAATGAATGAATCTCCTGGAGCTAGAGCTAGAGTTGCTTTATCTGGATTAACATTAGCTGAATATTATAGAGATCAATATACAGAAGGAAAAGAAAAAAAAGGACAAGATGTTTTATTTTTTATAGATAATATATTTAGATTTACTCAAGCTGGATCAGAAGTTTCAGCATTATTAGGAAGAATTCCTTCATCTGTAGGGTATCAACCAACTTTATCATCAGAAATGGGTTCTATGCAAGAAAGAATTACATCTACAAAAAAAGGATCTATTACTTCAGTACAAGCTGTTTATGTTCCTGCAGATGATTTAACAGATCCTGCTCCTGCTATAACATTTTCTCATTTGGATGCAACAACAGTTCTTTCAAGAAAAATAGCATCTTTAGGTATTTATCCTGCCGTAGATCCTTTAGATTCTACTTCTCGTATTTTATCTCCAGATATAATAGATAAAGATCATTATAATTGTGCACAAAGTGTTAAAGAAATTTTACAAAAATATAATTCTTTACAAGATATTATAGCTATTCTAGGAATAGAAGAATTGAGTGAAGAAGATAAATTAATAGTTTCTAGAGCTAGACGTGTTCAGCGTTTTTTATCTCAACCATTTCATGTTGCAAAACAGTTTACAGGAATTGAAGGAAAATTTGTAAAAATTGACGATACTATAAAAGGATTTAATATGATAATAAATGGGGAGTTAGATTATATTCCGGAAATAGCATTTAATTTAAAAGGAACAATTGAAGAAGTGATCAAATCTGGAAAAAAAATGTAA
- a CDS encoding PD-(D/E)XK nuclease family protein, translating into MKKKIDQIIQHLLQKINLNQKYIFISKEDAIIEYIKNKYKSKFNQKTEFFTMEKFFEKISGLKILNNHSILLDFFYMLKTEDFLHENFNNFFHWGPKILNDFQSIDINMINVEYFFSSIISTEKIKKWNFNILEQKKNFFWEKIREYYYIMQSQFLQKGFTYKGMLFKRALSHFNFFLYKNSKINIIFFIDIILNQCEKIFVQKIMQYDNGLVYNLYDKNIFENKNIISKEHKKLSNLKIIEVSKELEQVKVVENIIEKLIQKGKKPYNILIIPGDNFLLIPLLHSIKKLNINLSINIDYSYKNIPIYYTFYYIFQFLLKKDKYVKFLDKKNVIKLLSDGYIQKFFLKKNFLLKKLIIDNDSNMISENVIKKYLLKNDLWIIFQIPIYNTKIILLSIISFIRKFKKLLFKNINKHFLELKFLFKLEIYIQKLRIIVRKKNLILGINNVFHIYEQFVNTESIRYIHKNKRGLHITGYEDFFLKNFDTVIITSFNEGIIPPKNYEKNYSFISLDLRKKLQIKDFNNDIYFSHFMRIFQYSKYIYLIYKNKQDEINSGEKSRFIHQIEMNYKISTEKIKNTFFPINFTKKPIVIEKTKSIIHRLHELITKGLSPSSIRLYNYNPLLFYYKKILNLNDPEENYFNKKEVGKVIHKILKILYYPIKESFININHIYKMKKIYESIIKKILLGKKKIMKGENMLFYYIIKTYIKNFIKWDEKSIQNGHKIFLKKIEYKISTVLNIGSIKVNLHGIIDRIDEYDGITRIIDYKIGFSKIKEMNISLKNIKNIFQDPNYANIMQLLIYVYLWFKYSISFKKKRITTPIGIGIVSPAKNGIILQIPINFFDQKKINITYEDYKINFLPFLINRISEILDPKTPIIETI; encoded by the coding sequence GTGAAAAAAAAAATTGATCAAATAATTCAACATTTATTACAAAAAATAAATTTAAATCAAAAATACATATTCATATCAAAAGAGGATGCAATTATAGAATATATAAAAAATAAATATAAATCGAAATTTAATCAAAAAACTGAATTTTTTACAATGGAGAAATTTTTTGAAAAAATTTCTGGATTAAAAATTTTAAATAATCATTCTATTCTTCTTGATTTTTTTTATATGTTAAAAACAGAAGATTTTTTGCATGAAAATTTTAATAATTTTTTTCATTGGGGACCTAAAATATTGAATGATTTTCAAAGTATAGATATTAATATGATTAATGTGGAATATTTTTTTTCTTCTATTATTTCTACAGAAAAAATAAAAAAGTGGAATTTTAATATTTTAGAACAAAAAAAAAATTTTTTTTGGGAAAAAATTCGTGAATATTATTATATTATGCAATCTCAATTTTTACAAAAAGGATTCACTTATAAAGGAATGCTTTTTAAAAGAGCTCTTTCTCATTTTAATTTTTTTTTATATAAAAATTCAAAAATAAATATTATTTTTTTCATAGATATTATATTAAATCAATGTGAAAAAATTTTTGTTCAAAAAATAATGCAATATGATAATGGATTAGTTTATAATTTATATGATAAAAATATTTTTGAAAATAAAAATATAATTTCAAAAGAACATAAAAAATTAAGTAATTTAAAAATAATTGAAGTTTCTAAAGAATTAGAACAAGTTAAAGTTGTAGAAAATATAATAGAAAAATTAATTCAAAAAGGAAAAAAACCCTATAATATACTTATAATACCTGGAGATAATTTTTTATTAATTCCATTATTACATTCTATAAAAAAATTAAATATTAATTTATCTATTAATATAGATTATTCATATAAAAATATTCCAATTTATTATACTTTTTACTATATTTTTCAATTTTTATTAAAAAAAGATAAATATGTAAAATTTTTAGATAAAAAAAATGTTATAAAATTATTATCTGATGGATATATTCAGAAATTTTTTTTAAAAAAAAATTTTTTATTAAAAAAATTGATAATTGATAACGATTCCAATATGATTTCTGAAAATGTAATAAAAAAATATTTATTAAAAAATGATTTATGGATTATTTTTCAAATTCCAATTTATAATACAAAAATTATTCTTTTAAGTATTATTAGTTTTATTAGAAAATTTAAAAAACTTCTTTTCAAAAATATTAATAAACATTTTTTAGAGTTAAAATTTCTTTTTAAACTAGAAATTTATATACAAAAATTAAGAATAATAGTTAGAAAGAAAAATTTAATTTTAGGAATTAATAACGTATTTCATATATATGAACAATTCGTAAATACAGAAAGTATAAGATATATACATAAAAATAAAAGAGGATTACACATAACAGGTTATGAAGATTTTTTTCTTAAAAATTTTGATACAGTGATTATTACTTCTTTTAATGAAGGTATAATTCCTCCTAAAAATTATGAAAAAAATTATTCTTTTATTTCTTTGGATCTTCGTAAGAAATTACAAATAAAAGATTTTAATAATGACATTTATTTTTCTCATTTTATGAGAATATTTCAATATTCTAAATATATATATTTAATATATAAAAATAAACAAGATGAAATTAATTCTGGAGAAAAAAGTCGTTTTATTCATCAAATAGAAATGAATTATAAAATTTCAACAGAAAAAATAAAAAATACATTTTTTCCTATCAATTTTACAAAAAAACCAATTGTAATTGAAAAAACAAAATCAATTATTCATCGTTTACATGAATTAATTACTAAAGGATTATCTCCTTCTTCTATTCGTTTATATAATTATAATCCTCTTTTATTTTATTATAAAAAAATACTTAATTTAAACGATCCTGAAGAAAATTATTTTAATAAAAAAGAAGTAGGAAAAGTTATTCATAAAATATTAAAAATTTTATATTATCCTATAAAAGAAAGTTTTATAAATATTAATCATATTTATAAAATGAAAAAAATATATGAATCTATTATAAAAAAAATTCTTTTAGGTAAAAAAAAAATAATGAAAGGGGAAAATATGTTATTTTATTATATAATAAAAACTTATATAAAAAATTTTATAAAATGGGATGAAAAATCTATTCAAAATGGACACAAAATTTTTCTAAAAAAAATAGAATATAAAATATCTACAGTGTTAAATATTGGATCAATAAAAGTAAATTTACATGGTATAATAGATCGTATAGATGAGTATGACGGAATTACTCGTATTATTGATTACAAAATTGGATTTTCTAAAATTAAAGAAATGAATATTTCTTTAAAAAATATTAAAAATATTTTTCAAGACCCAAATTACGCCAATATAATGCAATTATTAATTTATGTTTATTTGTGGTTTAAATATTCTATTTCTTTTAAAAAAAAAAGAATAACTACTCCTATAGGGATAGGAATAGTATCTCCTGCAAAAAATGGAATAATATTACAAATACCTATAAATTTTTTTGATCAAAAAAAAATAAATATTACATATGAAGATTATAAAATTAATTTTTTACCATTTCTCATTAATAGAATTTCAGAAATATTAGATCCAAAAACACCAATTATAGAAACAATTTAA
- the leuD gene encoding 3-isopropylmalate dehydratase small subunit, translating into MKKFTTLISKAVPLPIVDIDTDQIIPARFLKEIKREECRKNLFIDWRYKKDGSINKDFILNNSLFCGKILISGKNFGCGSSREHAVWAIYDYGFRVVISSFFADIFKENALNNGLLIVEISEYFLNRLFNLINKNPNIQIKVDLMNQKITIIETGEFETFYIHPYKKNCFLNGYDDIDFLISIKEDVKNFEKNRIKFFLN; encoded by the coding sequence ATGAAAAAATTTACGACTTTAATTAGTAAAGCCGTACCATTACCTATAGTAGATATAGATACGGATCAAATTATTCCAGCTCGTTTTTTAAAAGAAATTAAACGTGAAGAGTGTAGAAAAAATCTTTTTATTGATTGGCGTTATAAAAAAGATGGATCTATTAATAAAGATTTTATATTAAATAATTCTCTTTTTTGTGGAAAAATTCTTATTTCAGGAAAAAATTTTGGTTGTGGATCTAGTCGTGAACATGCTGTATGGGCTATTTATGATTATGGATTTAGAGTTGTAATATCTAGTTTTTTTGCTGATATTTTTAAAGAAAATGCATTAAATAATGGATTACTAATTGTAGAAATATCTGAATATTTTTTAAATAGATTATTTAATTTAATTAATAAAAATCCTAATATTCAAATAAAAGTAGATTTAATGAATCAAAAAATAACAATAATAGAAACAGGAGAATTTGAAACATTTTATATACACCCATACAAAAAAAATTGTTTTTTGAATGGGTATGATGATATAGATTTTTTAATTTCTATAAAAGAAGATGTTAAAAATTTTGAAAAAAATAGAATAAAATTTTTTTTAAATTAA